The Marinilongibacter aquaticus genome has a window encoding:
- a CDS encoding alpha/beta hydrolase: MKKLSLIALFLLISCHIKAQTVIPLPYQSIPDVDYTQAEKKYFSNAWQTEVITNVSKPELLVYAPKAENRNGTAAIIAPGGGLYAHSINSEGIDAAKWLAEKGVTAFVLKYRLVPTREDGPAEFGKEFNEAREETLHKVAKVLPYSVADGLSALSYVRKQAAHYKIDPHKIGFMGFSAGGAVTMGVAYAAETSNNPDFLVPVYAWTTAQPVQEAPKNAPPMLVICATDDGLGLAEGSVALYQSWYNAHKPVAMHLFAKGGHGFGMKKQGIPADHWIERFYEWAVDQKLILKK, from the coding sequence ATGAAAAAACTCAGCCTCATTGCCCTATTCCTTTTAATCTCCTGCCATATCAAAGCACAAACTGTAATCCCTTTACCTTATCAGAGTATTCCGGACGTAGACTATACGCAAGCGGAGAAAAAGTACTTTTCGAATGCTTGGCAAACGGAAGTCATCACCAATGTATCCAAGCCCGAGTTGTTGGTTTACGCACCCAAAGCCGAAAACAGAAACGGCACTGCGGCAATTATCGCTCCAGGTGGTGGGCTTTATGCCCACAGCATAAACAGTGAAGGTATCGATGCCGCCAAATGGCTTGCTGAAAAAGGTGTGACGGCCTTTGTACTGAAATACCGCCTGGTTCCTACACGAGAAGACGGTCCGGCCGAGTTTGGAAAAGAATTCAATGAGGCACGTGAAGAAACTTTGCACAAAGTGGCCAAAGTATTGCCCTATTCGGTTGCAGACGGCCTCTCGGCCCTAAGCTATGTTCGCAAGCAAGCCGCCCACTACAAAATCGATCCGCACAAAATTGGTTTCATGGGCTTTTCAGCTGGTGGAGCTGTCACCATGGGCGTGGCTTATGCCGCCGAAACAAGCAACAATCCTGATTTTCTCGTACCCGTATACGCTTGGACCACCGCACAGCCCGTTCAAGAGGCTCCAAAAAATGCTCCCCCCATGCTCGTTATCTGTGCCACCGACGATGGCCTTGGTCTTGCCGAAGGTTCTGTCGCTCTTTACCAATCTTGGTACAATGCCCATAAGCCGGTCGCTATGCATCTTTTCGCGAAAGGTGGGCATGGCTTTGGGATGAAAAAACAGGGCATCCCTGCCGACCATTGGATCGAACGATTTTATGAATGGGCAGTGGATCAAAAACTTATTCTGAAAAAATAA
- a CDS encoding TonB-dependent receptor translates to MKQIYFIALLLGLYTPLAVLAQKSQSRLSGKIVDTKGQPIPGASVQLEGQSVGAIANEKGWFEIEGDFPQELKLRVSFLGYEPYSKVLTVESWKRKELKIVLNESSLNLEEVLVTGKSVLSEVKEQAFNVSVVDAKALHGTNLDVGHALDRISGVRVRESGGVGSDMNFSLNGFRGKQVRFFIDGVPMDNFGSSFQLNNIPINVAQRIEVYKGVVPIGLGSDALGGAVNIITDSYEKSSLSVSYSYGSFNTHKSFIQGVFVGKSGFTAKVNAYQNYSDNNYKMHVDVADINTGEYFRNQTVRRFNDTFHNQVLMVDLGLVKKPIADEFFIGATLGKNYKEIQTGARVAAVYGDIHRKGNILMPKFKYVKNDLFAKGLNLRVNGNFNFGEENYIDTVHRRYNWLGQFKEYPNAGGERSYSDYQYKNNNGLLVASMQYAFNEVHHFSASSTYNTFNRIGHNRVNPDDETYEHPRKTQKNIAGLGYSFRKEAFNASVFLKEYHQKNTYMFSYNPTGNYGDVAYRLQETTYDKWGYGLALTSFLTENFQIKASYEKSYRLPENEELFGDVVNLQGNIDLKPESSHNYNLGLNHWWRFGKTSSLQTGFGGFYRLASDFIRARLNNNQVMQVMENLGNVINKGLEAEVRYQYKRKGSVGFNLTYQDLRNNTQFEGDSQTESVIYKDRIPNMPYFYGNADANYNFSHLWKASDQLSLGYNLLYVHAFFLYWPSLGNDKLTIPTQVSHDLSLSYALNNRMKFTFACKNFTSSRLYDNFSLQKPGISFSGKIQYKFF, encoded by the coding sequence ATGAAACAAATTTATTTTATTGCCCTCTTACTTGGCCTCTACACGCCCTTGGCGGTTTTGGCCCAAAAGAGCCAAAGCAGGCTTTCGGGAAAAATTGTGGATACAAAAGGCCAGCCCATCCCGGGGGCCAGTGTTCAGCTAGAAGGACAGTCTGTAGGTGCCATTGCCAACGAAAAAGGTTGGTTTGAAATAGAGGGCGATTTTCCGCAAGAGCTGAAGCTTCGGGTCAGTTTTCTGGGTTATGAGCCTTATTCCAAGGTTTTGACTGTAGAATCTTGGAAACGAAAAGAGCTGAAGATTGTGCTCAACGAATCTTCTTTGAATCTGGAAGAAGTGCTGGTAACGGGAAAAAGCGTGCTGAGCGAAGTGAAAGAGCAGGCTTTCAATGTGAGTGTGGTGGATGCAAAAGCTTTGCATGGAACCAATTTGGATGTAGGCCACGCGTTGGATCGTATTTCGGGTGTACGTGTGAGAGAAAGTGGCGGAGTAGGCTCGGACATGAACTTTTCGTTGAATGGTTTTCGTGGCAAACAGGTGCGTTTCTTTATCGACGGCGTACCGATGGACAACTTTGGTTCTTCTTTTCAACTCAACAATATCCCCATAAATGTGGCCCAGCGAATCGAAGTGTACAAAGGCGTGGTGCCTATTGGCCTGGGTTCCGATGCCCTGGGTGGTGCGGTCAATATCATTACCGATAGTTATGAAAAAAGCAGCTTGTCGGTTTCGTATTCCTATGGCTCGTTCAATACGCATAAGAGCTTTATTCAAGGTGTGTTTGTAGGCAAATCGGGTTTTACGGCCAAAGTCAACGCTTATCAAAATTACTCGGACAACAATTACAAAATGCATGTGGATGTGGCCGATATCAATACCGGAGAATATTTCAGGAACCAGACAGTACGGCGTTTCAACGACACTTTTCACAACCAGGTGTTGATGGTGGATTTGGGCCTTGTCAAAAAGCCGATTGCGGATGAATTTTTCATTGGAGCGACTTTGGGAAAAAACTACAAGGAAATTCAAACTGGAGCCCGTGTGGCTGCTGTCTATGGCGATATACACCGAAAGGGAAATATCCTGATGCCCAAATTCAAGTATGTGAAAAACGATTTGTTTGCCAAAGGATTGAACCTGCGTGTCAATGGAAATTTCAATTTTGGCGAAGAGAATTATATCGATACGGTGCACCGTAGGTACAATTGGCTGGGGCAATTCAAAGAATATCCCAATGCCGGTGGAGAACGCAGCTATTCCGATTACCAATACAAAAACAACAATGGCCTACTTGTGGCCAGCATGCAATATGCCTTCAACGAGGTGCATCATTTTTCGGCGAGTAGCACGTACAATACCTTCAACCGAATTGGGCACAACCGTGTAAACCCCGACGACGAAACCTACGAACACCCGCGTAAGACCCAAAAAAACATTGCCGGATTGGGCTACAGTTTCAGAAAAGAGGCTTTCAATGCTTCGGTATTCCTGAAAGAATACCATCAAAAAAACACCTACATGTTCAGCTACAATCCGACTGGCAACTACGGCGATGTGGCGTATCGATTGCAAGAAACCACCTACGACAAATGGGGGTATGGATTGGCCCTGACCAGCTTTTTGACCGAAAATTTTCAAATAAAGGCCTCGTATGAAAAGAGTTACCGTTTGCCAGAAAACGAAGAACTTTTTGGCGATGTGGTCAACCTTCAAGGCAATATCGATCTCAAACCCGAGAGCAGTCACAATTACAATTTGGGCCTGAACCACTGGTGGCGTTTCGGAAAAACGAGCTCTTTGCAAACAGGTTTTGGCGGTTTTTATCGTCTGGCTTCCGATTTTATTCGGGCACGACTCAACAACAATCAGGTGATGCAGGTGATGGAAAACCTGGGCAATGTGATTAACAAAGGTTTGGAAGCGGAGGTCCGTTACCAATACAAAAGAAAAGGCAGTGTGGGTTTCAATTTAACCTACCAAGATCTGCGGAACAACACACAGTTTGAGGGCGATTCGCAAACGGAGAGCGTGATTTACAAGGACCGTATTCCGAATATGCCGTATTTCTATGGCAATGCAGATGCCAATTACAATTTCTCGCATCTGTGGAAAGCGAGCGATCAGCTTTCATTGGGCTATAACCTGCTCTATGTGCACGCATTTTTTCTCTATTGGCCAAGTTTGGGCAACGATAAGTTGACCATCCCCACGCAGGTGTCGCACGATTTGAGTTTGAGTTACGCCCTCAATAATCGAATGAAATTCACCTTCGCCTGCAAGAATTTCACCAGCAGCCGACTCTACGACAATTTCAGTCTTCAGAAGCCGGGCATCAGTTTTAGCGGAAAAATTCAATACAAATTCTTTTAA
- a CDS encoding GbsR/MarR family transcriptional regulator: MTNEISLSEKQKELIQIIGVSLEHTRFAPAEARIVALLMVAPQTEVTFDEIRDTLGISKSATSNAVNKLLLLGEVEYITKHGDRKRYFRYTVQNWKEKTKKAFQDLNSMQKIMRQVLESRPGSTTEFNQALRDQLDFMDYVMTQLPILFEKWSNKE, encoded by the coding sequence ATGACAAACGAAATCTCACTTAGCGAAAAACAAAAGGAGTTGATTCAAATCATTGGTGTGAGTTTAGAACATACACGTTTTGCCCCGGCAGAGGCTCGTATCGTGGCACTACTCATGGTCGCTCCACAAACAGAGGTCACTTTCGACGAAATCCGTGATACCTTAGGTATCAGCAAAAGTGCAACCAGCAATGCGGTAAACAAGCTTTTACTCTTGGGAGAAGTCGAATACATTACCAAGCACGGCGATCGTAAACGTTATTTTCGGTATACGGTCCAAAACTGGAAAGAAAAGACAAAGAAAGCTTTTCAGGATTTGAATTCTATGCAAAAAATCATGCGGCAGGTGCTCGAAAGCCGTCCGGGTTCAACCACGGAATTCAACCAAGCTCTACGCGACCAACTGGATTTTATGGATTACGTAATGACGCAATTGCCCATTCTTTTCGAAAAATGGAGTAACAAGGAATAA
- a CDS encoding TolC family protein — MKYKTTILCLCFALASAHAQTGMSLKEALQYASQGNTDIKKQNLAIIQSQQKVLEVKSQGLPQIDGSAQFSDNLILPKTLIPGEVFGQPGEKIAVQFGVQYTLPFSASASQIIYSKAFKVGVEQAEAAVKMSAAVDAKTKQDVLYNVASAYYQALVLREQSHLIQANLDKVEQSLRVVQSQFENQMARKIDLDQLKVTYANTETDYENALVNYSYTLDNLKILMGYPIADTLILNETVEPKSDFIPSNAVSENPKISLLANQEELKSLEIKGIKANYSPTLAAFASLGYQSQFSQFNQMNWFPNSTVGVKLSIPIFDGAQKKHQIAQRKTELQSIRLDQQLLNNSLNTQYTNALNKYRQNQKNVANQESNLSLAESVFEAVQNNYSNGLASLSDLINSDTGLKNAQSQYLTSMLQLKISMLDILYVNGNMQSIAQ; from the coding sequence ATGAAATACAAAACAACCATACTCTGTCTCTGTTTTGCCTTGGCCTCGGCTCATGCACAAACAGGTATGTCTTTAAAAGAAGCCCTTCAATACGCTTCGCAGGGCAATACAGATATCAAGAAGCAGAATCTGGCCATCATACAAAGCCAGCAAAAGGTACTGGAGGTCAAAAGTCAGGGTTTGCCACAAATCGATGGCTCCGCTCAATTTTCAGACAACCTCATTCTTCCTAAAACATTGATTCCTGGTGAAGTTTTCGGGCAACCGGGTGAGAAAATTGCAGTGCAATTCGGTGTGCAGTACACTTTGCCTTTTTCCGCCAGTGCCAGTCAAATCATTTACAGTAAAGCCTTCAAAGTGGGTGTGGAACAAGCCGAAGCAGCCGTGAAAATGTCGGCAGCAGTGGACGCCAAAACCAAGCAAGATGTACTGTACAATGTGGCTTCTGCTTATTATCAAGCACTTGTGCTCCGCGAGCAATCGCATTTGATTCAGGCCAATTTAGATAAGGTTGAACAAAGCCTGCGGGTGGTGCAATCGCAATTCGAAAACCAAATGGCCCGTAAAATCGATTTGGATCAATTGAAAGTGACTTACGCCAATACCGAAACAGATTACGAAAATGCTCTGGTCAATTATTCGTATACTTTGGACAACCTCAAAATCTTGATGGGTTACCCCATTGCCGACACCTTGATTCTCAACGAAACGGTGGAACCCAAATCGGATTTCATCCCATCCAATGCTGTAAGCGAAAACCCGAAAATCAGTCTTTTGGCCAATCAAGAAGAATTAAAGTCTTTGGAAATAAAAGGCATCAAAGCCAATTATTCGCCCACTTTGGCCGCCTTTGCATCACTTGGCTATCAATCGCAGTTCAGTCAGTTCAACCAAATGAATTGGTTTCCAAACTCTACCGTCGGTGTGAAATTGAGCATCCCCATTTTCGATGGTGCACAGAAAAAACATCAGATCGCTCAACGAAAAACCGAATTGCAGTCGATTCGTTTGGATCAACAATTGTTGAACAATTCATTAAACACCCAATACACAAATGCCTTGAACAAATACCGCCAAAACCAGAAAAACGTGGCCAACCAAGAAAGCAATCTCAGTTTGGCCGAATCGGTTTTCGAAGCGGTACAGAACAACTACAGCAACGGCTTGGCTTCCTTGTCCGACTTGATCAACAGCGATACCGGACTCAAGAATGCCCAATCTCAATATTTGACTTCGATGTTGCAGCTCAAAATATCCATGCTCGACATCCTCTATGTCAATGGAAACATGCAGTCAATCGCTCAATAA
- a CDS encoding efflux RND transporter periplasmic adaptor subunit, whose translation MNKSLKNTLTIAVVLAVIGLVGYKLVSNKHVIETREATAIAMQNFDVVPVKTYTVATTNFDNSLVQSGTFTPNQELKLNAQAQGQIKTLAVKKTQYVQKGALLATIDNSALANQILTAEASLEKAKLDAQRMHNSLETGGVTKQQVENAELQVKSSEANLAQLKQQSANYRIVAPTSGIVNEIFVEEGSFVAPGTPLVQLVDITKVLLTVSVNQEMLPSLKLGQRVKVSTDVYPDLSFNGKIETVNVESDASQKFKIGISVTNSKQHPILVGMFGKAEFLFDHKAEENEKLAIPRAAIVGSILDPQVYVVNSDSTVALRNIKAGRSFDKSVEVLEGLQVGETVVTAGQINLEAGRKVIIKN comes from the coding sequence ATGAACAAATCATTAAAAAATACACTCACAATCGCGGTCGTGCTGGCTGTGATAGGCCTTGTGGGATACAAATTGGTCAGCAACAAACACGTAATCGAAACGCGTGAAGCCACAGCCATAGCCATGCAGAATTTCGATGTGGTGCCCGTTAAAACGTACACTGTGGCTACAACAAATTTCGACAACAGTCTTGTACAAAGCGGCACTTTCACGCCGAATCAAGAACTTAAACTGAACGCCCAAGCCCAAGGCCAAATCAAAACCTTGGCTGTGAAGAAAACACAATATGTACAAAAAGGTGCTCTTTTGGCCACTATAGACAACTCGGCATTGGCCAATCAAATTCTTACCGCCGAAGCTTCATTGGAAAAAGCGAAACTCGATGCACAAAGGATGCACAATTCTTTGGAAACGGGAGGCGTAACCAAACAACAGGTGGAAAATGCCGAATTGCAAGTGAAAAGCTCAGAAGCCAACTTGGCTCAATTGAAACAGCAATCGGCCAACTACCGCATCGTAGCTCCCACCAGCGGAATTGTCAACGAAATTTTTGTGGAAGAAGGCAGTTTTGTGGCTCCCGGTACACCTTTGGTGCAATTGGTCGACATCACGAAAGTTTTGCTTACAGTTAGTGTCAACCAGGAAATGTTGCCATCCTTGAAACTCGGACAACGCGTAAAAGTGAGTACAGATGTTTATCCTGATTTGAGTTTCAACGGGAAAATAGAAACCGTAAACGTAGAATCTGATGCTTCACAGAAATTCAAAATCGGCATTTCTGTCACCAACTCAAAACAGCACCCGATCTTGGTGGGCATGTTTGGCAAAGCGGAGTTTCTTTTCGATCACAAGGCAGAGGAAAACGAAAAGCTCGCCATTCCGAGAGCCGCAATCGTCGGTTCCATTCTCGACCCGCAAGTTTATGTCGTAAACAGCGACAGCACCGTGGCTCTTCGAAACATCAAAGCCGGCCGCTCTTTCGATAAAAGTGTAGAAGTACTCGAAGGCCTTCAGGTGGGCGAAACTGTTGTGACGGCCGGCCAGATCAATTTGGAAGCGGGCAGAAAAGTAATCATTAAAAACTAA
- a CDS encoding PepSY-associated TM helix domain-containing protein codes for MGNRIYNILFHTHTISGIFISALLYIIFFAGSLSFLRDEINAWERNEPIEADLFAQTDFDSMFKELEKGRSLYGRDVTVGQRYEEQRFTVSLSNSKDSTNTEKLGRRGGYFYVDAKNFQSRDYQENYSLGEFFYRLHFFAQFNVYKRSGYVLAGLVAFFFLFAVITGLVVHWDKIVQSFYVFRPKQKWKTVWTDAHVSLGLIGFPYQFVFALTGCFLIVGYSFMYPPVGRILFKDDQEKMNRVLEEEAEKEFEFKYAPLNGPQSINGFVEQTAERWPELHINSLKVYNYGDESMHVKVAGSTKYKEGLLGNGEQLFESKSGQLLTSKAPELGVSYVRGAQNWMLRLHYGDFAGYAGKVIYLILGFVTCFVIISGVLIWLTAREKKSVDQRKRAFNRGLVNIYMAICLSMFPAAAFCFNFTKIMGSGDLADRKAMINESFFWPWLLLILVFSALRNTYWTNKASLLLGAILSVCIPVSNGLITGNWLWISLQKGYSQIFVVDCFWLCTGLVAFLAFLKTKRRAA; via the coding sequence ATGGGGAATAGAATTTACAATATACTTTTTCATACACATACGATCAGCGGCATATTCATCAGTGCCTTGCTTTACATCATCTTTTTTGCGGGATCGCTTTCTTTCCTTCGGGATGAAATCAATGCTTGGGAACGCAATGAACCTATAGAGGCCGATTTATTTGCCCAAACTGATTTTGATTCCATGTTTAAAGAATTGGAGAAGGGAAGATCTCTCTATGGACGGGATGTGACCGTGGGGCAGCGTTACGAAGAACAACGCTTTACCGTGTCGCTTTCCAATTCGAAAGACAGTACAAATACGGAAAAATTAGGCAGACGAGGCGGATACTTTTATGTCGATGCCAAAAACTTTCAAAGCCGCGATTATCAAGAAAATTACTCTTTGGGCGAATTCTTCTACCGCCTGCATTTCTTTGCTCAATTCAACGTATACAAACGCTCTGGCTATGTATTGGCGGGATTGGTGGCCTTTTTCTTTCTTTTTGCCGTGATAACGGGTCTAGTTGTTCATTGGGACAAGATTGTCCAGAGTTTCTATGTCTTTCGTCCAAAGCAAAAATGGAAAACCGTATGGACAGACGCCCACGTTTCTTTAGGATTGATCGGCTTTCCCTATCAATTTGTTTTTGCTCTGACAGGCTGCTTTCTCATTGTAGGCTACTCGTTTATGTATCCACCGGTAGGCCGCATTTTGTTCAAAGACGATCAGGAGAAAATGAACAGGGTGTTGGAAGAGGAAGCTGAAAAGGAGTTTGAATTTAAGTATGCTCCATTAAACGGACCGCAATCCATCAATGGTTTTGTGGAACAAACCGCCGAGCGTTGGCCAGAATTGCATATCAATTCGCTGAAAGTGTACAATTATGGCGACGAAAGCATGCACGTAAAAGTGGCGGGATCCACAAAATACAAGGAAGGCTTATTGGGCAATGGCGAACAACTCTTTGAATCGAAAAGTGGCCAATTACTGACTTCGAAAGCACCAGAACTTGGGGTTTCCTATGTGCGTGGGGCCCAAAACTGGATGCTGCGTCTGCATTACGGCGATTTCGCGGGCTACGCCGGAAAAGTAATTTATTTGATTTTGGGCTTTGTGACTTGCTTTGTCATTATTTCGGGTGTATTGATTTGGCTTACTGCACGCGAAAAAAAGAGTGTCGACCAGCGAAAACGTGCTTTTAACCGTGGGCTGGTGAATATCTACATGGCCATTTGCTTGAGCATGTTCCCTGCGGCGGCATTTTGTTTCAACTTCACCAAAATTATGGGCAGTGGCGACTTGGCGGATAGAAAGGCGATGATCAACGAATCTTTTTTCTGGCCTTGGCTGCTTTTAATTCTGGTCTTCTCGGCCTTGCGAAATACCTATTGGACCAATAAAGCCAGTTTGCTTTTGGGGGCCATTCTAAGTGTGTGCATTCCCGTCAGTAATGGATTGATAACCGGCAATTGGCTTTGGATTTCACTGCAAAAGGGCTATTCGCAAATATTTGTCGTCGATTGTTTTTGGCTGTGTACGGGGCTCGTGGCTTTCTTAGCGTTTCTGAAAACCAAAAGGCGAGCGGCCTAA